Proteins co-encoded in one Thermodesulfobacteriota bacterium genomic window:
- the cutA gene encoding divalent-cation tolerance protein CutA: MKEGYVVCMVTAPDAEAGAAMGKKVVEEGLAACCNIVPGVRSIYAWKGKLCDEAEVLCIMKTRAALFEKLKQRVKELHTYEVPEIIALKIEDGLREYLDWIDGATGKTP; this comes from the coding sequence ATGAAAGAGGGATACGTGGTATGCATGGTGACGGCCCCCGACGCGGAGGCCGGCGCGGCTATGGGGAAGAAGGTCGTCGAAGAGGGCCTTGCCGCCTGCTGCAACATAGTGCCGGGAGTGAGGTCCATATACGCCTGGAAGGGCAAGCTATGCGACGAGGCCGAGGTGCTCTGCATAATGAAGACCCGCGCGGCGCTCTTCGAGAAGCTGAAGCAGAGGGTGAAGGAGCTCCATACCTACGAGGTCCCGGAGATCATAGCGCTCAAGATAGAGGACGGCCTCCGCGAGTACCTCGACTGGATAGACGGAGCGACGGGGAAGACACCATGA